A genomic region of Chlorobaculum parvum NCIB 8327 contains the following coding sequences:
- a CDS encoding ComEC/Rec2 family competence protein has protein sequence MKRFFLPAHPALRLLACAVFGILAAIALPFSPFGWLAVALFACIVTGLLLFVHRKRLLVSKLSALLAVSYLLMVFAGFAFYAAAVFRLVPSPSLLSWVGREVIVSGIVDARPVVNHGKARLRVSAREVFENGRTTRVDEPVTVVIRMSGDQQFRIQQGDFVHVKGSVGLIPPASNRDEFDPRWYSRLKGVHCQLFCVGPWMVRQGVQPTSSLSFGLAINPLRNYLRSAIDQRFPEGPEQGFIKGMMLGERELVQEEVYDAFRRTGTAHVLVVSGLHVALLAYVVNLALQRLRVTLAGKWLSLFILVVVIALYCFVTGNAPSTRRAAIMASVIIAGGTIGRKSYPLNSLAAADLIILLFNPLELLSPGFQMTNAAVVGILTIYPWLSSLIPDGDGVLRKVAHFFWSAFSVSLAAMIGIAPVIAWYFGTYAPSGIIANVPVVFFSSMAMYASFPMALLHGFGGGVAELFGLSSWLFANVALWFVELFNRLPFASIEVHPDLFGVVVFYLTVVLALYALVSKAWGRLAVSVLIGLNLLLWHEVIRPVPDSPRMVTVNAGRDMALLLSSGSETLLVEDGRRPMDRERIKRQSSLWGLAEPVASVGMFSADLDEQLQPVSAGLLSASRQFVVRRPADRVLRIDSKQRSWLFVSGLKRLEQTPANGGNVVLWIGRFTEKEWSRLESWVASVHPQRMLLVPGVAMPHVQRGLLERFAMQHPVVEVRSKSGQTVWY, from the coding sequence ATGAAGCGGTTTTTCCTTCCTGCTCATCCAGCACTGCGCCTGCTTGCCTGCGCCGTTTTCGGCATTCTGGCCGCCATTGCTTTGCCGTTTTCGCCTTTTGGCTGGCTTGCCGTGGCGCTGTTTGCTTGCATCGTGACCGGCCTTCTTTTGTTCGTTCATCGGAAACGGCTTCTGGTGAGCAAGCTGTCGGCACTTTTGGCTGTGAGCTACCTGCTGATGGTGTTTGCCGGGTTTGCTTTTTATGCTGCAGCAGTTTTTCGGCTCGTGCCTTCACCTTCGTTGCTTTCGTGGGTTGGGCGTGAGGTGATTGTGTCCGGCATTGTGGATGCTCGTCCGGTCGTGAACCACGGCAAAGCGCGCTTGCGCGTGAGTGCTCGCGAGGTGTTCGAAAACGGGCGCACGACTCGGGTCGATGAGCCGGTGACGGTGGTTATCCGCATGTCTGGCGATCAGCAGTTCAGGATTCAGCAAGGTGATTTTGTTCACGTCAAGGGCTCGGTCGGTCTGATCCCGCCAGCCTCCAACCGCGACGAGTTTGACCCCCGGTGGTATTCCCGGTTGAAGGGTGTGCATTGCCAGCTCTTTTGCGTCGGCCCGTGGATGGTTCGCCAAGGAGTGCAGCCGACAAGTTCTCTATCGTTCGGGCTGGCCATTAATCCTTTGCGAAATTATCTCCGGTCAGCTATCGATCAGCGCTTTCCGGAAGGGCCTGAACAGGGCTTCATCAAGGGGATGATGCTCGGCGAGCGGGAGCTGGTGCAGGAGGAGGTGTACGATGCGTTCCGGCGTACCGGTACGGCGCATGTGCTGGTTGTGTCGGGGCTGCACGTGGCGTTGCTGGCCTATGTGGTCAACCTTGCTTTGCAACGCCTGCGGGTGACGTTGGCGGGCAAATGGCTGTCGCTTTTCATTCTGGTGGTGGTGATTGCGCTGTACTGTTTCGTGACCGGCAATGCGCCCTCGACCAGACGTGCGGCGATTATGGCATCGGTGATTATCGCCGGCGGCACGATCGGGCGCAAAAGCTATCCGTTAAACTCGCTGGCCGCAGCCGATCTCATTATTCTGCTTTTCAATCCTCTCGAACTGCTGAGCCCTGGGTTTCAGATGACCAACGCCGCGGTAGTGGGTATCCTTACCATTTATCCGTGGCTTTCAAGCCTCATTCCGGATGGCGATGGAGTGTTGCGCAAAGTCGCGCATTTCTTCTGGAGCGCATTCAGCGTGAGCCTGGCGGCGATGATCGGCATTGCTCCGGTGATTGCGTGGTATTTCGGCACCTACGCACCTTCGGGCATTATCGCCAATGTGCCGGTTGTGTTCTTTTCAAGCATGGCCATGTACGCCTCGTTTCCGATGGCGCTTTTGCACGGTTTTGGTGGTGGTGTGGCGGAGCTTTTCGGACTCAGTTCGTGGCTGTTTGCCAATGTCGCGCTTTGGTTTGTGGAGCTGTTCAACCGCCTGCCGTTTGCCAGCATCGAGGTTCACCCCGATCTGTTCGGGGTGGTAGTGTTCTATCTGACAGTCGTGTTGGCGTTGTATGCGCTTGTCTCAAAAGCTTGGGGGCGGTTGGCTGTTTCCGTTCTGATCGGTTTGAACCTGTTGCTCTGGCATGAGGTGATTCGCCCGGTTCCCGATTCCCCAAGAATGGTGACGGTCAATGCTGGACGGGATATGGCGCTTCTGCTTTCGTCAGGGAGCGAAACCCTGCTGGTTGAGGATGGGCGACGTCCGATGGATCGGGAGCGCATCAAGCGACAGTCGAGCCTCTGGGGACTTGCGGAGCCGGTGGCTTCGGTGGGAATGTTTTCGGCAGATTTGGATGAGCAGCTCCAGCCTGTCAGCGCTGGACTTCTTTCAGCGTCACGGCAGTTCGTCGTCCGTCGTCCGGCTGACCGAGTGCTCAGGATCGACAGCAAGCAGCGTTCGTGGCTGTTCGTATCAGGGCTGAAACGACTTGAACAGACTCCGGCGAATGGGGGGAATGTGGTACTCTGGATCGGCCGCTTTACTGAAAAGGAGTGGTCGCGACTTGAATCGTGGGTTGCTTCGGTTCATCCTCAGCGGATGCTGCTCGTGCCTGGTGTTGCGATGCCGCACGTTCAGCGCGGTTTGCTGGAGCGGTTCGCGATGCAACATCCGGTGGTTGAGGTGCGGTCGAAAAGCGGGCAGACGGTGTGGTACTGA
- a CDS encoding NUDIX hydrolase, with translation MSKQLPDDPQPWQTLESEYLHRETWLTIRRDKVKLSNGRTIDDYYVQEFPEWINVLAITKERKAVLIRQYRHGLGSVDYELPAGVCEPDESPLEAAQRELLEETGYSGGAWSPLMTLSPNPALQNNLSYSFLAEGVTLSASQHLDPTEEITVHEVPLDDLRNLIFEGEIIQALHAAPVLKYLMQQSIP, from the coding sequence ATGAGCAAACAGTTACCGGACGACCCACAGCCGTGGCAGACCCTTGAGTCGGAGTACCTGCACCGCGAAACATGGCTGACCATCCGCCGAGACAAGGTGAAGCTCTCCAACGGCAGAACCATCGACGATTACTATGTTCAGGAGTTCCCCGAGTGGATCAACGTCCTGGCCATCACGAAGGAGCGGAAGGCTGTTCTCATCCGGCAATACCGGCATGGGCTTGGCTCGGTCGATTACGAACTGCCGGCAGGCGTTTGCGAGCCCGACGAGTCGCCGCTTGAGGCCGCGCAACGCGAGCTGCTCGAAGAGACCGGGTACAGCGGCGGAGCGTGGTCGCCCTTGATGACGTTGAGTCCGAACCCGGCACTCCAGAACAACCTCTCCTACTCGTTCCTGGCCGAAGGAGTCACGCTTTCAGCAAGCCAACATCTCGATCCGACCGAAGAGATTACCGTCCACGAGGTGCCGCTGGATGACCTGCGCAACCTGATTTTCGAGGGCGAGATAATCCAGGCACTACATGCTGCACCCGTGCTCAAGTACCTGATGCAACAGTCGATACCTTGA
- a CDS encoding ABC transporter permease, which produces MAAQQPNDSHVPVWYRIVPGLGLLRAGKTAQGLFFVLAFTAFIVLMVLRFDLLTISLRSLVTGLSLLVLSPVNFQQIFTQEILEFWIAALYLLLVPVLLIYFSWRSYRKHLERQHAAGSGELSLWQLGMISFKRNGISVAASVVIFLLYSVAFLAPFLAPFSPFDQQDFLVTAYQPPLTRIDALVLDKHRTVVIPQRQGDDAVASLSNALITDSQKLRSRNRDYGLKFVDGYRVEGEQLFYRQGIREKSIPLNELRSVHDGSSKPGYIVTKTFLLGTDQYGRDIFSRVLYGSRISLSIGFLVVLISVTLGTVIGVSSGYFGGWVDSILMRIVDVLIAFPALFLILIIIATFGNSIYLIVITLSFTGWMGVARIVRGQVLSLKEQEFILAAKSLGLSSARIIFRHVMPNTLTPVIVAATLRIGSIILTEAGLSFLGLGVQPPTPSWGNIINEGRDSLLNHWWISTFPGIAILTTVVSFNLIGDGIRDALDPRMRS; this is translated from the coding sequence ATGGCTGCACAGCAACCGAATGATTCGCACGTCCCTGTCTGGTACCGCATCGTGCCGGGGCTTGGCCTGTTGAGAGCCGGCAAAACCGCCCAGGGCCTCTTTTTCGTGCTGGCGTTTACAGCATTCATCGTGTTGATGGTGCTCCGGTTCGATCTGCTGACGATCAGCCTGCGCTCACTCGTAACCGGCCTGAGTCTGCTGGTGCTCTCCCCCGTCAACTTCCAGCAAATTTTCACCCAGGAAATCCTCGAATTCTGGATCGCTGCGCTCTATCTGCTGCTCGTGCCGGTGCTGCTCATCTACTTTTCGTGGCGCTCGTACCGCAAACATCTCGAACGGCAACATGCCGCCGGGTCAGGGGAACTGAGCCTGTGGCAGCTCGGCATGATTTCCTTCAAACGCAACGGCATTTCGGTCGCCGCGTCAGTAGTCATCTTTCTGCTCTATTCGGTGGCCTTCCTTGCGCCATTTCTTGCCCCTTTCAGCCCTTTCGATCAGCAGGACTTTCTCGTCACCGCCTACCAGCCTCCTCTGACCCGCATCGACGCGCTGGTGCTCGACAAACATCGTACCGTCGTCATTCCGCAAAGACAAGGCGACGACGCGGTCGCCTCGCTGAGCAACGCCCTCATCACCGACAGCCAGAAGCTCAGGTCGAGAAACCGTGACTACGGACTGAAATTCGTTGACGGCTACCGCGTAGAAGGCGAACAGCTCTTCTACCGTCAGGGCATCAGGGAAAAAAGCATACCGCTCAACGAGCTTCGGTCGGTACACGACGGAAGCAGCAAACCGGGCTATATCGTCACAAAAACCTTTCTGCTCGGCACTGACCAGTACGGGCGTGACATCTTCAGCCGAGTGCTCTACGGCTCGCGCATTTCGCTCTCCATCGGCTTTCTGGTGGTACTCATTTCGGTGACACTCGGCACGGTGATCGGCGTCTCGTCGGGCTACTTCGGCGGCTGGGTGGACAGCATCCTGATGCGCATCGTCGATGTGCTGATCGCCTTTCCGGCGCTGTTTCTGATTCTGATTATCATCGCCACCTTCGGCAACTCGATCTACCTGATCGTCATCACCCTTTCGTTTACTGGCTGGATGGGCGTGGCCCGAATCGTGCGCGGCCAGGTGCTTTCGCTCAAGGAGCAGGAGTTCATCCTCGCGGCCAAGTCGCTCGGTCTGTCGAGCGCGCGCATCATCTTCCGCCACGTGATGCCCAACACGCTGACGCCGGTTATCGTGGCCGCAACGCTGCGCATCGGCAGCATTATCCTGACCGAAGCGGGCCTCTCCTTCCTCGGCCTCGGCGTGCAGCCACCAACCCCGAGCTGGGGCAACATCATCAACGAAGGGCGCGACAGCCTGCTCAACCACTGGTGGATTTCGACGTTCCCCGGCATCGCAATCCTCACCACGGTGGTTTCGTTCAACCTTATCGGCGACGGCATCCGAGACGCCCTCGACCCGAGGATGCGATCATGA
- a CDS encoding 50S ribosomal protein L25/general stress protein Ctc: protein METRALSVNLREVKKNGAAKLRQQGMVPAVVYHKGEETVAISVDEIALDKLVHSAESHLIDLQYPDGKSVRAFIKDLQFDPVTDRVIHADFKRFTADEVVEMEVPIHVEGEAVGVKIGGGKLQINMHTLTLKGKPANMPEHFTIDVSALETGHSLHISDLQATVPAGTIEIIGDADAAIVSVAAPRKEAEAEAEEETTEEA, encoded by the coding sequence ATGGAAACAAGAGCATTGTCTGTTAATCTTCGCGAAGTGAAGAAAAATGGAGCCGCAAAGCTGCGCCAGCAGGGTATGGTTCCGGCCGTTGTGTACCATAAAGGAGAAGAGACCGTTGCAATCAGTGTCGATGAAATCGCTCTGGACAAGCTCGTCCACTCTGCCGAATCGCACCTGATCGACCTGCAGTACCCCGATGGCAAATCGGTTCGCGCCTTCATCAAGGACTTGCAGTTCGACCCCGTCACCGATCGCGTCATCCATGCCGACTTCAAGCGCTTCACGGCTGACGAAGTTGTTGAGATGGAAGTTCCGATCCATGTCGAAGGTGAAGCTGTCGGCGTGAAAATCGGCGGCGGTAAACTCCAGATCAACATGCACACCCTGACCCTGAAAGGCAAACCGGCCAACATGCCCGAGCACTTCACGATCGATGTCTCTGCCCTTGAAACCGGTCACTCACTGCACATCAGCGACCTTCAGGCTACCGTTCCGGCAGGCACCATCGAGATCATCGGTGATGCCGACGCAGCCATTGTTTCGGTTGCTGCTCCCAGAAAAGAGGCTGAGGCTGAAGCCGAAGAGGAAACCACTGAAGAGGCCTGA
- a CDS encoding ribose-phosphate pyrophosphokinase, with the protein METPIKIFAGRSNPELAEKIADYLGMPLCDAKVENFSDGEISVNYFESIRGSDMFIIQSTNPPGDNLLELLIMIDAAKRSSAARITAVMPYYGYARQDRKDKPRVAITAKLVANLLTQAGADRILTMDLHAAQIQGFFDIPFDHLYSSVVLIDYVKNMDIADNLVVASPDVGGVKLARKFASELGTELVIVDKRRPRANVAEVMNIIGDVKGKNVLLVDDMIDTAGTIVNAAKAIQEAGGLKIYAAATHPILSGPAIERINNSVFEKVIVTDSLVSEHDYCPKLEIVTISNLFGEAIKRIYDGESVSYLFDSKNISHKITNHN; encoded by the coding sequence ATGGAAACACCTATCAAAATTTTCGCAGGACGCAGTAACCCCGAACTTGCAGAGAAAATTGCCGATTACCTCGGGATGCCGCTGTGTGACGCAAAAGTGGAGAACTTCTCCGACGGCGAAATTTCGGTCAACTACTTCGAGTCGATTAGAGGCTCGGATATGTTCATCATCCAGTCGACCAATCCTCCGGGAGACAACCTGCTGGAACTGCTTATCATGATCGATGCTGCCAAACGCTCATCGGCGGCCAGAATTACGGCAGTCATGCCCTATTACGGCTATGCTCGTCAGGACAGAAAAGACAAGCCCCGCGTAGCCATCACGGCCAAGCTTGTGGCAAACCTCCTGACCCAGGCCGGCGCTGACAGAATTCTTACCATGGATCTGCACGCAGCGCAGATTCAGGGCTTTTTCGACATCCCGTTCGACCATCTCTATTCGAGTGTGGTGCTGATCGATTATGTCAAGAACATGGACATCGCCGACAACCTCGTCGTGGCCTCACCAGACGTCGGTGGCGTCAAACTGGCTCGCAAGTTTGCATCCGAGCTCGGCACCGAGCTGGTCATTGTTGACAAACGTCGTCCGAGAGCAAACGTGGCCGAGGTGATGAACATCATCGGCGACGTGAAGGGCAAAAACGTGCTGCTGGTCGATGACATGATCGACACGGCGGGCACCATCGTCAACGCTGCCAAAGCCATCCAGGAAGCCGGCGGCCTGAAGATTTATGCTGCGGCGACCCACCCGATTCTCTCCGGCCCGGCCATCGAGCGTATCAACAACTCGGTTTTCGAAAAAGTGATTGTCACCGACTCGCTGGTCAGCGAGCACGACTACTGCCCGAAACTCGAAATCGTCACCATCAGCAACCTGTTCGGCGAAGCCATCAAGCGTATCTACGACGGTGAGTCGGTCAGCTACCTGTTCGACAGCAAGAACATCTCGCACAAGATCACCAATCATAATTAA
- the lpxD gene encoding UDP-3-O-(3-hydroxymyristoyl)glucosamine N-acyltransferase: MNIADINAFLGRYFSSVELVGSDQTEITGPAKIEEAVSGQVSFVSNEKYYRHIAQSGASLLIVHPKAPVDDAPEGMSFLKVEDPYTAFVFILRHFAGARRIAESGVAASASIAPSARLGRNVSVGEHAVIGERCVIGDNTVIGPNTVLLDEVTIGSECTLFPQVTMYDGTLIGDRVTIHSGTVIGADGFGFAPQKDGSYVKIPQMGTVRIEDDVEIGANTTIDRATMGETVIEKGVKIDNLVQIAHNCRIGGDTVIASQAGISGSVKIGRNCLIGGQAGFAGHLELADKISVAAKAGISKSFMQSGQAIRGVPAQPMRDQLRQEAQIRSLGEMKAKIEALETKLQELWERLDGLA; the protein is encoded by the coding sequence ATGAACATTGCAGACATCAATGCCTTTCTCGGGCGTTATTTCAGCTCCGTCGAGCTTGTCGGTTCGGATCAGACCGAAATCACCGGTCCGGCTAAAATTGAAGAGGCCGTCTCCGGGCAGGTCAGTTTCGTCTCTAATGAAAAGTATTACCGACACATTGCGCAAAGTGGCGCTTCGCTGCTGATTGTGCACCCCAAAGCTCCTGTCGATGATGCGCCTGAGGGAATGAGTTTCCTGAAGGTCGAAGACCCTTACACCGCGTTTGTGTTCATCCTGCGGCACTTTGCAGGAGCGCGTCGGATTGCGGAGTCTGGCGTGGCCGCATCGGCGTCGATTGCGCCATCGGCGCGTCTCGGTCGGAACGTTTCGGTTGGCGAGCATGCGGTCATCGGGGAGCGCTGCGTGATTGGCGACAATACAGTGATCGGCCCCAACACCGTACTGCTCGACGAGGTGACGATTGGTTCAGAGTGTACGCTGTTTCCACAGGTGACCATGTATGATGGCACGTTGATAGGAGATCGGGTCACGATTCACAGCGGGACGGTCATCGGAGCCGACGGTTTCGGTTTTGCGCCGCAGAAAGATGGCTCCTACGTAAAGATTCCCCAGATGGGTACGGTGCGCATCGAGGATGATGTCGAAATCGGCGCGAACACGACGATTGACCGTGCGACGATGGGGGAGACCGTCATCGAAAAAGGGGTCAAGATCGACAATCTTGTGCAGATTGCGCATAACTGCCGGATCGGTGGCGATACGGTCATCGCTTCGCAGGCTGGCATTTCCGGCAGCGTGAAGATCGGCCGCAACTGCCTTATCGGCGGGCAGGCGGGCTTTGCAGGCCATCTTGAACTTGCCGACAAGATTTCGGTGGCGGCCAAGGCCGGCATCTCCAAATCCTTCATGCAGTCAGGCCAAGCCATTCGCGGCGTGCCGGCCCAGCCCATGCGTGACCAGCTCCGCCAGGAAGCCCAGATTCGCTCACTCGGGGAGATGAAGGCAAAAATCGAAGCGCTTGAAACGAAATTGCAGGAGTTGTGGGAGCGGCTTGACGGTTTAGCTTGA
- a CDS encoding glycoside hydrolase family 15 protein — protein MYRNISDYGLIGNMQTAALVSADGSIDYYSLPYFDSPTIFASLLDERNGGFFSLKPSEPFTSSREYLTGTCILSTSFTTKHGRATLYDFMPVENSSLSQRPPGIHRCLRVDYGRMDFMLTLAPRPDYARSKSVIQHDGPGFTISHANSPVTLLHSLQDFDADGTGTDTLTLSFSLDQGESAHFDLVHGPVNLEEKLPCPFESTKSWWKEWLHYCIGERCTWLGEFTPLVHRSMLTLKLLTFQPTGSIIAAVTTSLPESIGGERNWDYRFTWLRDASFTLKSLFTLGHINEADSFIRWLHDTYRKHGSRELMIMYSIHGEQALREQHLTHLDGYRHSKPLRIGNAAHSQQQWDIYGEVMDAALRLSDYAGKIDETLWPFFRDICEMAIENWRKPDDGIWEVRNGPYHFVYSKVMCWVALDRGITIARRFGFNAPLDRWTREREEIRSQVLSRGFSNKLNSFVQRFDTEILDASLLILPLVNFLPVSDHRIQGTIEACRKHLMKNGFIRRYLADDGLQGEEGGFLLCNFWMIECLALSGKIIEAEELLGVTMNAANDLGLFAEEYDPRRKEMLGNFPQAFSHIGYINAIAALLSGKLPPETRDPELSLMQRMQWLLPLRLTLNESRQPAESTTEKIETRLDARLKVMLGRLQGAFFDSRHRRVDYPAMKRSRSFGEYQRLAQHLHRFDPESLQTDMERKAFWINIYNILIIHGVITLDIQRSVLEIVNFFGRIGYDIGDRFYSPDDIEHGILRKNRSHPTFPIRQFSSNDPRLQLAVETFDPRIHFALVCASSSCPPIEFYDAEKIDHQLDIAARSFINRNGLELDEKKRELRLSRIFQWYGRDFGDNRDQVLDYLLQFCDESLRERIVSMRTQLRIRYLPYNWDLNRRLGET, from the coding sequence GATTATTACTCTTTGCCGTACTTCGACTCCCCTACCATATTCGCTTCACTGCTCGATGAGCGCAACGGTGGATTTTTCAGCCTCAAACCTTCCGAACCTTTCACGTCGAGCCGGGAATACCTTACCGGCACCTGCATCCTCTCCACCTCGTTCACGACAAAACATGGCAGGGCAACGCTGTATGATTTCATGCCTGTTGAAAACAGCAGCCTGAGCCAACGGCCGCCGGGGATTCATCGGTGTCTGCGCGTTGACTATGGGCGTATGGATTTCATGCTGACCCTGGCACCTCGTCCGGATTATGCACGCAGCAAAAGCGTTATCCAGCATGATGGCCCCGGTTTTACCATCAGTCATGCTAACTCGCCCGTTACCCTGCTGCACTCCTTGCAGGATTTCGATGCTGACGGCACCGGAACCGACACGCTGACACTCTCGTTTTCTCTCGATCAGGGAGAATCGGCGCATTTCGATCTGGTGCACGGCCCGGTCAATCTCGAAGAAAAGCTCCCCTGTCCTTTTGAATCAACGAAAAGCTGGTGGAAGGAGTGGCTGCACTACTGCATCGGCGAGCGGTGCACCTGGCTCGGTGAATTCACCCCGCTGGTTCACCGCTCGATGCTAACGCTCAAGCTGCTCACCTTCCAGCCGACCGGGTCCATCATTGCCGCCGTCACGACCTCTTTGCCTGAAAGCATCGGTGGAGAACGAAACTGGGACTACCGTTTTACCTGGCTCCGGGACGCCTCGTTTACGCTCAAGTCCTTGTTCACGCTCGGCCACATCAACGAAGCGGACAGCTTCATCCGCTGGCTGCACGATACGTACCGAAAACACGGCAGCCGGGAGTTGATGATCATGTATTCGATCCACGGAGAACAGGCCCTTCGCGAACAGCATCTGACGCATCTTGACGGTTACAGGCACTCAAAGCCGCTCAGAATCGGCAACGCCGCGCACAGTCAGCAACAGTGGGATATCTACGGCGAGGTCATGGATGCCGCACTCCGGCTTTCCGATTATGCCGGCAAGATCGATGAAACGCTCTGGCCTTTTTTCCGGGATATTTGTGAAATGGCTATCGAAAACTGGCGCAAGCCCGATGACGGCATCTGGGAAGTCCGCAACGGACCGTACCATTTCGTCTATTCCAAGGTGATGTGCTGGGTAGCTCTCGACCGCGGCATCACCATCGCCAGGCGATTCGGATTCAATGCGCCACTCGATCGCTGGACTCGTGAACGGGAGGAGATCAGAAGCCAGGTGCTGTCACGGGGCTTCAGCAACAAGCTGAACTCGTTCGTCCAGCGTTTCGACACGGAGATTCTCGATGCAAGCCTGCTGATTTTGCCTCTGGTCAATTTTCTGCCTGTATCGGACCATCGCATTCAGGGCACCATCGAAGCCTGCCGGAAACATCTCATGAAAAACGGCTTCATCAGGCGCTACCTTGCCGATGACGGACTTCAGGGAGAGGAGGGTGGCTTTCTGCTCTGTAATTTCTGGATGATCGAATGCCTTGCCCTGTCGGGAAAAATCATCGAGGCCGAGGAGCTGCTTGGCGTCACCATGAACGCAGCCAACGATCTCGGACTGTTTGCAGAGGAATACGATCCTCGCCGAAAGGAGATGCTCGGCAACTTTCCGCAGGCGTTCAGCCACATCGGTTATATCAACGCCATCGCGGCGCTGCTCAGCGGAAAACTTCCGCCGGAAACCCGGGATCCCGAGCTTTCGCTGATGCAGAGAATGCAGTGGCTGCTGCCTCTCAGGCTCACCCTCAACGAATCTCGGCAGCCAGCTGAAAGTACAACGGAAAAAATCGAGACAAGACTGGATGCCAGACTGAAGGTCATGCTCGGACGACTTCAGGGAGCATTCTTCGATTCAAGGCATAGACGGGTCGACTACCCCGCCATGAAACGCTCCAGAAGTTTCGGGGAGTACCAGCGGCTTGCGCAGCATCTGCACAGATTCGATCCGGAGAGCCTGCAAACCGACATGGAGCGGAAAGCATTCTGGATCAACATCTACAACATTCTCATTATCCACGGCGTCATCACCCTTGATATCCAGCGTTCGGTGCTTGAAATCGTCAACTTTTTCGGCCGGATCGGTTACGACATCGGCGACCGGTTCTACTCGCCCGATGACATCGAGCACGGAATCCTGAGAAAAAATCGTTCTCATCCGACCTTTCCGATCAGGCAGTTCAGCAGCAATGATCCCCGGTTGCAACTTGCGGTCGAAACCTTCGATCCGAGAATTCATTTCGCGCTGGTCTGCGCATCAAGTTCCTGCCCTCCCATTGAATTCTACGATGCCGAAAAGATCGACCATCAGCTCGATATCGCCGCGCGCAGTTTCATCAACCGGAACGGTCTTGAACTGGATGAGAAAAAAAGGGAACTTCGCCTGTCGAGGATATTTCAGTGGTATGGGCGGGATTTCGGAGACAATCGAGACCAGGTGCTCGATTATCTCCTGCAATTCTGCGACGAATCTCTCCGCGAAAGGATTGTGTCGATGAGGACGCAACTACGCATACGCTATCTGCCCTACAACTGGGATCTCAACCGCAGATTGGGCGAAACGTAA